A single genomic interval of Lewinellaceae bacterium harbors:
- the pyrR gene encoding bifunctional pyr operon transcriptional regulator/uracil phosphoribosyltransferase PyrR, with protein sequence MVSDRVILEEPRFVLTLKRLSHQLIEDHSDFAESCLVGIQPRGVCLANRLHHILTKELKVKSLPYGKLDITFHRDDFRTRHKPLAAHENDMPFLVEDKRVILVDDVLYTGRSIQAALSALTHYGRPREVTLVALIDRRFNRHLPIQANYVGLRVDALDEAYVQVEWNPDGSPHQVLLFAHKSEKED encoded by the coding sequence GTCATATTGGAGGAACCGCGATTTGTGCTCACCTTGAAGCGACTCAGTCACCAGCTCATTGAAGACCACAGTGATTTCGCCGAATCCTGCCTGGTGGGAATACAACCAAGGGGAGTTTGCCTGGCTAACCGGTTGCACCATATCCTGACCAAAGAACTGAAGGTTAAGTCCCTGCCTTACGGTAAGCTGGACATTACCTTTCACCGCGACGATTTCCGCACCCGGCACAAGCCACTGGCTGCACATGAAAATGATATGCCTTTTTTGGTTGAAGACAAAAGGGTGATCCTGGTTGATGATGTACTCTATACCGGCCGGTCAATACAAGCGGCCCTGTCGGCACTGACCCATTATGGCCGGCCCCGGGAGGTGACACTGGTCGCACTGATAGACCGTCGGTTCAACCGTCATCTGCCGATACAGGCAAATTATGTAGGTCTTCGGGTTGATGCGCTGGATGAAGCCTATGTTCAGGTGGAATGGAATCCGGACGGATCACCGCACCAGGTATTATTGTTCGCCCATAAATCAGAAAAAGAAGATTAG
- a CDS encoding aspartate carbamoyltransferase catalytic subunit, with translation MASQLSTKHLLGIKYIERKDIELILETADQFKEVINRPIKKVPSLRDTTIANLFFESSTRTRISFELAEKRLSADVINFSASSSSVNKGETLLDTVNNILSMKVDMVVMRHPAPGAPSFLAGKIDANIINAGDGTHEHPTQALLDAFSIREKLGTLQGKKIAIIGDILHSRVALSNIFCLQKLGAKVRVCGPATLIPRYIGDLGVEVSHSVEDTLQWCDVANVLRIQLERQNIKYFPSLREYTQYFGINRAKLEKVKKDIVIMHPGPINRGVELSSDAADSPHSIILQQVENGVAVRMAVLYLLADRRN, from the coding sequence ATGGCGTCTCAACTTTCGACGAAACACCTCCTGGGGATCAAATACATCGAACGAAAGGATATTGAATTGATACTTGAGACCGCGGACCAGTTTAAGGAGGTCATTAATCGTCCCATCAAAAAGGTACCTTCCCTACGCGATACCACCATTGCCAATTTGTTTTTTGAGAGCTCTACCCGCACCCGGATATCCTTTGAGTTGGCTGAGAAGAGACTTTCCGCGGATGTTATCAACTTTTCCGCATCCTCATCATCGGTCAATAAAGGGGAGACACTGCTGGATACCGTCAATAACATCCTATCCATGAAAGTGGATATGGTGGTTATGCGACATCCGGCGCCCGGTGCACCCTCCTTCCTGGCCGGAAAGATCGATGCAAATATCATCAATGCCGGAGATGGCACGCACGAGCACCCTACCCAGGCCTTGCTGGATGCTTTCTCCATCCGGGAGAAATTAGGAACATTACAAGGCAAAAAAATTGCCATCATCGGTGATATTCTCCATTCCAGAGTTGCCCTGAGCAACATCTTCTGTTTGCAGAAATTAGGGGCAAAAGTGCGGGTTTGTGGTCCGGCAACCCTGATCCCGCGTTATATTGGCGACCTGGGAGTAGAAGTAAGTCATTCGGTAGAGGACACCCTGCAATGGTGTGATGTTGCCAATGTATTACGGATCCAGTTGGAACGTCAGAACATTAAATATTTCCCTTCCTTACGTGAATACACCCAATATTTCGGAATCAACCGTGCAAAACTGGAAAAGGTGAAGAAAGACATCGTTATCATGCATCCGGGTCCCATCAACCGGGGCGTTGAATTGTCCAGCGATGCGGCTGATTCGCCCCATTCCATCATTCTTCAGCAAGTGGAGAATGGGGTAGCGGTGCGCATGGCCGTTTTGTATTTATTGGCTGACCGGAGAAATTAA
- a CDS encoding DUF5106 domain-containing protein encodes MKLLRTFLFAVLALLSIGIHAQTPAYHIEIACPSCHQDTIFLGNHYGNNQFYRDTAYLIQDTFYVFEGNKPLEPGVYMLIIPPNPPRIVQFIVNENEQEFALLLTQDSFPAIEEAVGSDDNQLFADYIKYLKVAELQRNQILVKYDGKTDPASQDSMQVDLVNLNAQVRGAQERLAALMPGSTASMLIRSSWEPQIPQFTGDTQEVKMQNYQYYKNHYFDEIDFADHRLIRTPFIHQKVFNYLERLVSPEPDSLMKEMDLLLARMEGNDELYKYFIIQFLNWSARSEIVGYDAIYVHLVDQYYADGKADWLGEDQLSRIVNTANTLRPLLIGKQAPDLEMHTQEDQVLHLYDVESPYTVLFIWDPECGHCKKAMPIMEEFYQKYKDDGVKIFAICSKLRTQNEPEGDKKCWEFIDEHPEMKEWINVVDPYHQSRFKVVYDAKTTPQIYVLDKDKKIISKKIGAEQLPGLFDYLLGQQVAPAPPVK; translated from the coding sequence ATGAAATTATTACGTACGTTTCTTTTCGCAGTCCTTGCACTGCTTTCGATCGGGATCCATGCCCAGACTCCTGCTTATCACATCGAAATAGCCTGTCCAAGCTGTCATCAGGATACCATTTTCCTGGGCAATCACTATGGAAATAATCAGTTTTACCGGGATACAGCCTACCTTATCCAGGATACATTTTATGTTTTTGAAGGAAATAAGCCTCTGGAACCCGGTGTTTACATGCTGATTATACCTCCCAATCCACCCCGCATCGTACAGTTTATCGTCAATGAGAATGAACAGGAGTTTGCTCTGCTCTTAACTCAGGATTCATTTCCTGCCATCGAGGAAGCCGTTGGATCCGATGACAATCAACTTTTTGCCGATTACATCAAATACCTCAAAGTTGCAGAGTTGCAGCGAAATCAGATCCTGGTGAAATACGATGGTAAAACCGACCCTGCCAGCCAGGATTCGATGCAGGTCGATCTTGTCAATTTGAACGCACAGGTGCGCGGTGCCCAGGAGCGGTTGGCTGCTCTGATGCCCGGCTCGACTGCCAGCATGCTGATCCGCAGTTCCTGGGAGCCACAGATTCCTCAGTTTACCGGGGATACGCAAGAGGTAAAAATGCAGAACTACCAGTACTACAAGAACCATTATTTTGATGAAATTGACTTTGCCGATCACCGGTTGATCCGAACCCCTTTCATCCATCAGAAAGTTTTTAATTACCTGGAACGGCTGGTATCCCCGGAACCGGATTCACTGATGAAAGAAATGGATCTGCTTCTGGCCAGGATGGAGGGCAACGATGAATTGTACAAATATTTTATTATCCAGTTTCTCAACTGGTCTGCCCGGTCGGAAATCGTCGGATATGATGCCATTTACGTGCACCTGGTAGATCAATACTATGCGGATGGGAAAGCGGACTGGCTGGGAGAAGACCAGCTTAGCCGCATCGTAAATACGGCAAACACCCTACGCCCTCTACTGATCGGTAAGCAGGCGCCGGACCTTGAGATGCATACGCAGGAAGACCAGGTGCTGCACCTCTATGATGTGGAAAGCCCGTACACCGTTTTGTTTATCTGGGATCCAGAATGCGGACATTGCAAGAAGGCCATGCCCATCATGGAGGAGTTCTACCAGAAATACAAAGACGACGGTGTGAAGATCTTTGCCATCTGCAGTAAACTGCGTACCCAAAATGAACCTGAGGGAGACAAGAAATGCTGGGAGTTCATTGATGAGCATCCGGAGATGAAAGAATGGATAAACGTAGTCGACCCATATCATCAATCACGGTTTAAAGTGGTTTATGATGCCAAGACGACACCTCAGATCTATGTTCTGGACAAGGACAAAAAGATCATATCCAAAAAGATAGGAGCGGAACAATTGCCCGGATTATTTGATTACCTGCTGGGTCAGCAGGTGGCACCAGCCCCCCCGGTTAAATAA